Proteins found in one Miscanthus floridulus cultivar M001 chromosome 4, ASM1932011v1, whole genome shotgun sequence genomic segment:
- the LOC136548150 gene encoding secreted RxLR effector protein 161-like gives MKDCKPINTPMPSNGHLDLDEGGNSVDQTLYRSMIGSLLYLTASRPDIMFSVCMCARFQADPKEPHLSVIKRILRYLKLTPSIGLWYPKGAIFQLVGYSDSDYAGCKIDRKSTSGGCHLLGRSLVFWSSKKQNSVALSTAEAEYIAAGACCAQILYMKQTLLDYGVNLGQVTLLCDNESAVKITNNLVQHSRTKHIDIRHHFLRDHVSKKDISLEGVRTENQLADIFTKPLDESTFFRLRNELNILDLSNFTKR, from the coding sequence atGAAAGATTGCAAGCCAATCAACACTCCTATGccatcaaatggacatctcgaccttgatgagggaggtaactcggttgatcaaactctttaCCGTTCTATGATCGGTAGCTTGTTGTACCttaccgcatctaggcccgatatcatgtttagtgtgtgcatgtgtgctcgTTTTCAAGCCGATCCGAAGGAGCCTCACTTAAGTGTCATAAAGaggatccttaggtaccttaaactCACCCCAAGCATTGgcctatggtatcccaaaggagcaatatTCCAACttgttggctattccgattcggattatgccggttgcaaaattgatagaaaaagcacatccggagggtgccatttgcttgggaGATCTCTTGTTTTTTGgtcatcaaaaaagcaaaatagtgtggctttgtccaccgccgaggcggagtacattgccgcgggggcttgttgtgcacaaatcttGTACATGAAGCAAACCCTGCTTGACTATGGTGTGAATCTTGGTCAAGTTACACtcctatgtgacaatgagagtgcggttaagatcaccaacaacctggttcaacactctcgcaccaagcacatagatatccgccaccaCTTTCTTAGGGATCATGTCTCTAAAAAGGATATATCCCTTGAAGGTGTGAGGACCGAGAATCAACTtgcggatatcttcacaaaaccttTGGATGAATCGACCTTTTTTAGGTTAAGGAATGAGCTCAACATTCTTGATCTAAGCAACTTCACCAAGAGATGA